The DNA sequence CGCCCGATTTGCGCGCGACGTCGTGACGCGGACAGGTTTGGCGGTTGACGCCCGGCGGATGACGGTCAAAACCTGCGCCCGACACGCCACACCGGAGGGATGATGCCCAAGGCCCGCACCCTGTCGCTGAGCGATCACCACGTCGCCAGCGTCGCCCCCGCCGAGGGGCTGCTTTACAACCCCGCCTGGCGGATGCTGGAGGATGGCGACCTGGACGCGCTGACCCTGCGGCTGACGCAGGGGCGAACGGGCCCGATACCGATCTTCGCCTATGGGTCGCTGATCTGGAATCCGGGCTTTGCGGTGCAGGACCGCCGCCGCGCCACGGCGAACGGCTGGCACCGCGATTTTTCGCTGACGCTGGACCATTTCCGCGGCACGCCGGAACGGCCCGGCCTGATGCTGGCGCTGGCATCGGGCGGAACCTGCGAGGGGCTGGTGCTGGACATCGCCGAAGGGACCGAGGTCGAATCCATGCGCGCCAT is a window from the Paracoccus marcusii genome containing:
- a CDS encoding gamma-glutamylcyclotransferase, whose product is MMPKARTLSLSDHHVASVAPAEGLLYNPAWRMLEDGDLDALTLRLTQGRTGPIPIFAYGSLIWNPGFAVQDRRRATANGWHRDFSLTLDHFRGTPERPGLMLALASGGTCEGLVLDIAEGTEVESMRAILRRELVAHELAANACWIQVRTDRGVESALTFYADPVDAPVARLPVEEQARLLATAAGAAGSGAEYLLRTARGLAEWGIEDDYIWTLQHLVAERIEAEAGFVPPTGL